The Lactuca sativa cultivar Salinas chromosome 2, Lsat_Salinas_v11, whole genome shotgun sequence genome includes a window with the following:
- the LOC111883372 gene encoding F-box/LRR-repeat protein At5g02910: protein MEVDILSYIPEALQLRILCCLDAKQAVQTSMLSRTWVSLWTKTPVLNFKCSSFNNLDAFNTFVNKVLCRRDHLAKLDTVKFLGLIRSTQTLKSVFDFAFSHGVKQLEVSIHNFAGSNAWPSLKVLQSWCHWIMCPFLGSGSTSFKNLTVLHLTHAIIRDVEPYSGFPILESLKLLYCNLSTNGNINKTLRVYSLRLSHLTISWCTSINCCKLETPRLRFLIGVPRV, encoded by the coding sequence ATGGAGGTCGACATACTCAGTTATATTCCGGAAGCCTTGCAACTTCGTATCCTCTGTTGTCTTGATGCGAAACAAGCTGTTCAAACATCGATGTTGTCAAGAACTTGGGTTTCTTTGTGGACTAAGACCCCAGTTCTTAATTTCAAATGCTCTTCTTTCAATAACCTCGATGCGTTCAATACCTTCGTCAACAAGGTTTTATGCCGCCGTGATCATTTAGCCAAGTTGGACACGGTAAAGTTCCTCGGTCTAATAAGAAGTACTCAGACTTTGAAGAGTGTTTTTGATTTCGCGTTTTCGCATGGTGTCAAGCAGTTGGAAGTATCCATCCATAACTTTGCTGGAAGCAATGCATGGCCGAGTTTAAAAGTACTGCAATCGTGGTGTCATTGGATCATGTGTCCGTTTCTGGGTTCAGGATCTACATCATTCAAGAATCTGACTGTTTTGCATCTCACACATGCTATCATAAGGGATGTTGAACCATATTCAGGGTTTCCGATCTTGGAGAGTTTGAAATTGCTTTATTGTAATCTTTCAACAAATGGTAATATAAATAAAACTTTAAGGGTATACAGTCTTCGACTTTCTCATTTGACTATCTCATGGTGTACGAGCATCAACTGCTGCAAACTCGAGACTCCAAGACTCAGATTCTTAATTGGAGTACCGAGGGTATGA